One Candidatus Hydrogenedentota bacterium genomic region harbors:
- a CDS encoding HD domain-containing protein, translating to MILRVIAVSQARPGMLVARELLDEKGQVLLHKNVSLTREYIRALESKGFTRICVKDPEEPAGCEPQEDISPAVRMRAHCALRNAFEKIASEVGTLRAESAQECGKVFEAGRVAGLLGRNGPLAKVVESVSHIIENVLSRSVLAGLTSIKTADTALFEHSLDVCAVSVLTGHTVGLQYDWLRQLAAGSLLHDIGRLFLDKTVTGGLAVKQHTILGYELLRASEQSDILTPHVAYEHHERPDGQGLPRGLMAGNRVKRDRSQRPPIPTVLGEIAAVANAYDNLLSGDEKTPGLPPDETLRVIREGAGTRFNQELVAALLRVAPVYPKSSEVVVLSGAFRRHTAVVTEVHPARLDRPVIQVFRDAAGKPITPVEIDLLEESEIVIQCRI from the coding sequence GTGATATTGCGTGTGATCGCCGTAAGTCAGGCGCGGCCCGGCATGCTCGTAGCCCGGGAACTGCTTGACGAGAAGGGGCAGGTGCTGCTCCACAAGAACGTGTCCTTGACACGCGAGTATATCCGCGCCCTGGAGAGCAAGGGGTTCACGCGCATTTGTGTCAAGGACCCGGAGGAACCCGCGGGGTGCGAGCCTCAGGAAGATATCAGCCCGGCGGTGCGCATGCGCGCCCACTGTGCGCTCCGCAACGCATTCGAGAAAATTGCGTCGGAGGTAGGCACGCTGCGCGCGGAATCCGCGCAGGAATGCGGCAAAGTCTTTGAAGCCGGGCGCGTGGCCGGGCTGCTGGGCAGGAATGGACCGCTGGCAAAGGTGGTCGAAAGCGTTTCGCACATCATCGAGAATGTGCTGTCGCGCAGCGTTCTTGCCGGACTGACTTCGATCAAGACGGCGGATACCGCCCTTTTCGAGCACTCGCTCGACGTGTGCGCGGTCTCGGTTCTGACCGGGCATACCGTCGGTTTGCAGTACGACTGGCTGCGGCAACTGGCGGCAGGCAGCCTGCTGCATGACATAGGCAGGTTGTTTCTTGACAAGACGGTCACGGGCGGCCTGGCGGTCAAACAGCATACGATTCTGGGCTACGAACTCCTGCGGGCGAGCGAGCAGAGCGACATCCTTACGCCGCATGTGGCCTATGAACATCATGAGCGGCCCGACGGACAGGGCCTGCCGCGTGGTCTCATGGCGGGCAACCGCGTGAAGCGGGACCGATCGCAGCGGCCGCCGATTCCCACGGTGCTGGGCGAGATTGCGGCGGTCGCCAATGCGTACGACAACCTGCTTTCCGGCGACGAAAAGACACCCGGGCTGCCGCCGGACGAGACGCTCCGTGTGATTCGCGAAGGAGCCGGAACGCGCTTCAACCAGGAACTGGTCGCCGCGCTGTTGCGCGTGGCGCCCGTATACCCGAAGAGCAGCGAGGTGGTGGTCCTCAGCGGCGCATTCCGCCGGCACACGGCGGTCGTGACCGAGGTTCACCCAGCCCGTCTTGACCGGCCCGTCATCCAGGTTTTTCGCGACGCCGCGGGCAAACCCATAACGCCGGTAGAGATCGACCTCCTGGAAGAATCGGAGATTGTGATTCAATGCCGGATTTGA
- a CDS encoding DUF5011 domain-containing protein: protein MRSRHVSGRSWLGHPVLLLAILCCAAADRAGADLVFSPALPLSGSAASDGAASDVNGHILSNDAGQWVAVWVSDNTLEGTVGTDKDIFYAYSSDFGATWSAPAVIHSYAEADNAEDDFPCLANDGGDNWVCVWQSNANVGGAGTDTDILVAYSSNNGMNWAVPVPVNSHAYSDTAPDYYPRLATDKHGRWICVWTSTVSLVDGENVGSDADILAARSVDNGLTWSTARKLNTNAPVDLGFDQRPCIVLSGTYWVVAWESFEAFPGTLELGSDADILVARSSNSDILFWGISWSQPAPLNSLAAADSRNDAGPDMACDGNGDLVVAWQSLEDMGGTGEDTDIFCARSADHGVTWAAQAVLNSTATTDGDATDVGVRLAADSAGSVAAVWSSTATLDGLILDDPDVLLAVSADGGVSWGPTRALHNTAFTDGPADHDYAPVLAVDNRGRWMAVWTSTNPLTGVIDPDLGTDPDLLFVTAAPPAVVSITPTAVSPTAAETVTYDVAFSENVGGVEETDFAVSAPDLPGAGVLDVSGGGAVYTVTVTTGNGCGALRLDLVDDDSIQNGEGNSLGGPGPGNGDFTSAQEYFIDREPPVITLLGADPLYLECGHDDYVLPGASAADCLDGDITASVQVTDNLDTNVPGAYTIEYNVMNSLGNAAAPVLRQVVVHDTITLTLIGDNPLPWPCGVPYVDPSATAEDHCDPEPVLEIDASRVNVNAAGVYPVYVLALEIDGPLVALERTVEVAPPCGEGEGEGEGEGEIQDICLPGTQFGQPPQGALQAWSLLASNSGTDFAAYENFQGLSVPIETVRWWGIDANAGGGLVACSPVSEEFEVAFYADDAGMPGTLVAEETVVPVKEYSGMAYDGQLLYRYDVALAAPVALETGWVSIRRDNSEACWFQWISSASGDGASVLYESGVPHVENVDLGICLKGSEGEGEGEGEGEGEGEGEGEGEGEGEGEGEGEGEGEGEGEGEGEGEGEGEGSDPCDDEWHSADQNHDGVVALGELLRVIQFYNSNGLYCADDPGSTEDGYLPGPGTNTTCCPHDSDYSPDGPDWRIGLSELLRIIQFYNSGGYHYCPGEETEDGFCPGLL from the coding sequence ATGCGTAGCAGGCACGTATCCGGAAGATCATGGCTGGGACACCCGGTCCTCTTGCTGGCGATTCTGTGCTGTGCGGCGGCTGACCGGGCGGGGGCGGACCTGGTGTTCTCGCCGGCCTTGCCGTTGAGCGGTTCCGCGGCATCAGACGGCGCCGCGTCGGATGTTAATGGTCACATACTGTCCAACGACGCCGGACAATGGGTGGCGGTATGGGTATCGGACAATACGCTTGAGGGGACCGTCGGCACGGACAAGGACATATTCTATGCTTATTCCAGTGATTTTGGCGCGACCTGGTCGGCGCCCGCGGTCATTCATTCTTACGCGGAAGCGGATAACGCGGAGGATGATTTCCCGTGTCTGGCGAACGATGGCGGCGACAATTGGGTCTGCGTATGGCAGTCCAACGCGAACGTGGGCGGTGCCGGCACGGACACGGACATTCTGGTGGCCTATTCCTCGAACAATGGCATGAATTGGGCCGTGCCGGTTCCCGTGAACAGTCATGCTTACTCGGATACGGCGCCAGACTATTATCCTCGCCTGGCAACGGATAAACACGGACGCTGGATATGCGTTTGGACATCGACGGTCTCCCTGGTTGACGGAGAGAACGTCGGGTCCGATGCGGACATCCTGGCGGCGCGTTCTGTGGACAATGGGCTCACGTGGTCCACGGCGCGCAAGTTGAACACAAATGCGCCGGTTGACCTCGGTTTCGATCAGCGCCCCTGTATCGTCCTCAGCGGCACGTACTGGGTGGTGGCATGGGAATCGTTCGAAGCCTTCCCGGGCACGCTCGAACTCGGCAGCGACGCGGACATTCTGGTCGCCCGTTCCTCCAATTCGGATATCCTGTTCTGGGGCATTTCGTGGTCGCAACCCGCCCCGCTCAATTCCCTCGCCGCGGCCGATTCACGCAATGACGCCGGCCCGGACATGGCCTGCGACGGGAACGGCGATCTGGTGGTTGCGTGGCAGTCCCTCGAGGACATGGGCGGAACGGGTGAAGACACGGACATCTTTTGCGCCCGCTCCGCGGACCACGGCGTGACATGGGCCGCGCAGGCCGTTCTCAACAGTACCGCCACGACCGACGGCGACGCCACGGACGTCGGTGTGCGGCTGGCCGCGGACAGCGCGGGCTCCGTTGCGGCGGTGTGGTCGTCTACGGCGACACTGGACGGCCTTATCCTGGACGACCCTGACGTGCTCTTGGCGGTGTCGGCCGACGGCGGCGTGTCGTGGGGTCCTACCCGCGCGTTGCACAACACTGCCTTTACGGACGGCCCCGCGGACCATGACTACGCGCCGGTGCTCGCGGTGGACAACCGGGGCCGGTGGATGGCGGTGTGGACGAGCACGAACCCCCTGACCGGCGTGATCGACCCGGACTTGGGTACGGACCCCGACCTGTTGTTCGTGACGGCGGCGCCGCCCGCGGTGGTGAGCATCACGCCTACGGCTGTCAGCCCCACCGCGGCGGAAACGGTGACCTATGATGTTGCGTTCAGCGAGAATGTGGGCGGCGTAGAAGAGACGGATTTCGCGGTCTCTGCGCCGGACTTGCCGGGCGCGGGCGTCCTTGACGTGAGCGGCGGGGGCGCCGTTTACACGGTGACCGTCACTACGGGGAACGGGTGCGGCGCGTTGCGGCTGGACCTCGTGGACGATGATTCGATTCAGAACGGCGAGGGTAACTCGCTTGGCGGGCCGGGGCCGGGCAACGGCGATTTCACGAGCGCGCAGGAATACTTCATCGATCGGGAGCCGCCGGTCATCACGTTGCTCGGGGCGGACCCGTTGTACCTCGAATGCGGCCATGACGACTATGTATTGCCTGGTGCGTCCGCAGCCGACTGCCTGGATGGCGACATCACGGCGAGTGTTCAGGTAACGGATAATCTGGACACCAACGTTCCAGGCGCGTACACCATCGAGTATAACGTCATGAACTCGCTCGGGAACGCCGCCGCGCCGGTACTACGGCAGGTGGTCGTGCATGACACCATCACGTTGACACTGATCGGCGACAATCCGCTCCCGTGGCCTTGCGGCGTCCCGTATGTGGACCCGTCTGCGACTGCCGAGGACCACTGCGATCCGGAGCCGGTGCTCGAGATTGACGCGAGCCGCGTGAACGTGAATGCCGCGGGCGTTTACCCCGTGTACGTCCTTGCCTTGGAGATAGACGGGCCCCTCGTCGCGCTGGAGCGTACGGTAGAGGTCGCCCCGCCCTGCGGTGAAGGCGAGGGCGAGGGTGAAGGCGAGGGCGAAATCCAGGACATCTGCCTGCCCGGCACGCAATTCGGTCAACCGCCGCAAGGAGCGCTGCAAGCATGGTCGTTGCTCGCCAGCAATAGCGGCACGGACTTTGCCGCATACGAAAACTTCCAGGGCCTGTCCGTGCCGATTGAAACCGTGCGCTGGTGGGGTATCGATGCCAACGCAGGCGGCGGCCTGGTGGCGTGCAGCCCGGTCTCCGAAGAGTTTGAGGTCGCGTTTTATGCCGACGATGCGGGCATGCCCGGCACGCTCGTGGCCGAAGAGACCGTTGTGCCGGTCAAGGAATATTCGGGCATGGCGTACGATGGACAATTGCTGTATCGGTATGACGTCGCCTTGGCCGCGCCCGTGGCGCTGGAAACCGGCTGGGTTTCGATTCGGAGGGACAACAGCGAAGCGTGCTGGTTCCAGTGGATCAGTTCGGCGTCCGGCGACGGCGCAAGTGTCTTGTACGAATCCGGTGTGCCGCACGTGGAAAACGTCGACCTCGGAATTTGCCTGAAGGGCAGCGAAGGGGAAGGTGAAGGCGAGGGTGAAGGCGAGGGCGAGGGTGAGGGCGAAGGCGAGGGTGAAGGCGAGGGCGAGGGTGAAGGCGAGGGCGAAGGTGAAGGCGAGGGCGAAGGTGAAGGCGAGGGCGAAGGTGAAGGCGAGGGCGAAGGGTCGGACCCCTGCGATGATGAATGGCACAGTGCGGACCAGAATCACGACGGCGTGGTTGCGCTCGGTGAGTTGTTGCGCGTGATTCAGTTCTACAACTCGAACGGACTTTATTGCGCCGATGACCCCGGCTCCACAGAAGACGGGTACCTTCCTGGTCCGGGCACGAATACGACTTGCTGCCCGCACGACAGCGACTACAGTCCGGATGGCCCCGATTGGCGTATCGGCCTTTCCGAATTGTTGCGCATCATTCAGTTCTACAATTCGGGTGGTTACCACTACTGCCCCGGGGAAGAGACAGAAGACGGTTTCTGCCCCGGACTCCTCTGA